The Spirochaetota bacterium genome has a segment encoding these proteins:
- the dnaE gene encoding DNA polymerase III subunit alpha: MDFIHLHNHSDYSILDGAITIDKLISKAIEMDMPGVALTDHGNMFGALEFYQKAQKAGIKPIIGEEFYIAPKSRFEKSGKENGNDPSNHLLLLAKNATGYKNLMKLSSIGYVEGFYYKPRIDLEILEKHKDGLICLSSCIKGEIPSLILRGKKEEASKYAGIYQELFGKEHFYLELQDHGLSEQKKANSELINISKSLEIPLIVTNDCHYPEQKDARSHDVLLCIQTGKTFEDENRMRFSSDQFFFKTPEQMHALFSDYPEALSNTCKILDMIDIKLSLGNAILPNFTVPDGYTLDSYLKHLVYKGATKRFNDNIPEDVKRRIEHELKVITSMHFSGYFLIVWDFINYAKSKKILVGPGRGSAAGSMISYCLGITSLNPIKYNLLFERFLNPDRNEMPDMDIDFCAERRDEVIEYVKEKYGGEDHVSQIITFNKMKAKAVIKDVARVLNIPYSESNQISKYITENSLDDVLQKSEEFNNFYKNSNKGKMLIDISLALEGVIRSAGKHAAGVVISKDPITEYVPLYRDSVDGSISSQYEKMSLESAGLVKMDILGVKNLTIIDKCLHLIENRRGEVIDINNIPLDDKSTFSLLQKAETCGVFQLESSGMQSILRKLGPTSFEEIIAIVALYRPGPLDSGMVDDYITRKKNPERIKYPHPTLEQILMDTLGVIVYQEQVMLISQIMGGFTLSEADTLRKAMSKKKPKEIDEMEEKFINGAKQKNIDNRISGEIFSMMKKFGRYGFNKSHSAAYAMVAYHTAYLKANYPFEYMTALLSTQQDNQSNIIKYIKDCWSSGIQILPPDVNYSGMDFLIEDKSIRFGLGAIKGIGEKAIQSIIDSRDRIEGFKTLQDFLANTDIVTINRGVIESLIKAGAFDSIYINRATLFASVDTLVETAKQLQMDKATGQGNLFEFNNDESTEVEFVNIDFNEVCEWDNHLILSFEKEVLGVYISSHPLADYETEIKALSCLSISELAENKDIGEASIIGIISNVNVKTSRNGNRFAIGNLEDLEGIIEAIFRPNILSKYEEILSSEDIIMVKGNIEFEEDNLRRIIVNEIQALRDFLNDSISAIHIRIIPEEIKETTIENLKSIIVDNSGTCPVYFHVSENGDKEKIINVHPSFNIMPSKKLINKLTDMIGNNAIRYSIRS, translated from the coding sequence ATGGACTTCATACACCTACATAATCACTCTGATTACTCCATATTAGATGGCGCTATAACAATTGATAAGCTTATCTCTAAGGCAATAGAGATGGATATGCCGGGTGTAGCTCTCACTGACCATGGAAATATGTTCGGGGCATTGGAATTCTATCAAAAGGCACAGAAGGCAGGCATAAAGCCTATAATCGGAGAGGAATTCTATATTGCGCCAAAATCCAGATTTGAAAAATCCGGAAAGGAAAATGGTAATGATCCTTCTAACCATCTCCTCTTGTTAGCAAAAAACGCAACAGGTTATAAAAACCTTATGAAGCTCTCATCCATAGGTTATGTTGAGGGATTTTATTATAAGCCAAGGATAGATCTTGAAATATTAGAGAAGCATAAAGATGGTTTAATATGTTTAAGCTCTTGTATAAAGGGAGAGATACCATCACTTATATTAAGGGGAAAAAAAGAGGAGGCATCAAAATACGCAGGAATCTATCAAGAACTATTCGGCAAGGAACATTTTTATTTAGAATTACAGGATCATGGTTTATCGGAACAGAAAAAAGCTAATTCAGAACTAATAAATATCTCCAAATCATTGGAAATACCTCTAATCGTAACAAATGACTGCCATTACCCTGAGCAAAAAGATGCCCGCTCTCATGATGTACTGTTATGCATACAAACCGGTAAAACATTCGAAGATGAAAATAGAATGAGGTTCTCTTCTGATCAATTTTTTTTCAAAACACCAGAGCAGATGCATGCCTTATTCTCGGATTACCCTGAGGCGTTATCCAATACCTGTAAAATATTGGATATGATTGATATCAAGTTAAGCCTTGGCAATGCAATATTGCCAAATTTTACGGTTCCTGATGGATATACTCTCGATTCATATCTAAAGCACCTTGTGTACAAAGGAGCTACAAAGCGTTTTAATGATAATATTCCAGAAGATGTAAAAAGGCGGATTGAGCATGAACTCAAAGTTATTACGAGTATGCATTTCTCAGGGTATTTTCTAATAGTATGGGACTTTATTAACTATGCCAAAAGCAAAAAAATCCTTGTTGGCCCTGGCAGGGGTTCTGCTGCAGGATCAATGATATCATATTGCCTCGGAATTACAAGTCTTAATCCAATTAAGTACAATCTTCTATTTGAGAGATTCCTCAATCCAGATAGAAATGAAATGCCTGATATGGATATTGATTTTTGCGCTGAAAGGAGAGATGAGGTTATCGAATACGTTAAGGAGAAATATGGCGGGGAAGATCACGTAAGCCAAATAATTACTTTCAACAAGATGAAGGCTAAGGCAGTTATAAAGGATGTGGCAAGGGTTTTGAATATTCCATACTCTGAGTCAAATCAGATAAGCAAGTATATTACTGAGAACTCACTTGATGATGTCTTACAAAAATCGGAAGAATTTAATAATTTCTATAAGAATTCTAATAAGGGGAAGATGCTGATAGATATCTCCCTTGCCTTAGAGGGTGTAATCAGATCAGCGGGCAAGCATGCAGCCGGAGTCGTAATATCAAAAGATCCAATCACAGAATATGTCCCCCTTTATAGGGATTCAGTTGATGGCAGCATATCATCACAGTACGAGAAGATGAGTTTAGAATCTGCGGGCCTTGTTAAGATGGATATACTTGGTGTAAAGAATCTTACCATCATCGATAAGTGCCTCCACTTGATTGAAAATAGAAGGGGTGAGGTCATTGATATTAACAACATACCACTGGATGATAAATCAACCTTTTCATTATTACAGAAGGCAGAGACCTGTGGTGTTTTTCAACTTGAGAGTTCCGGTATGCAGAGCATACTGAGGAAACTGGGACCCACAAGTTTTGAGGAGATAATCGCAATTGTAGCTCTCTACAGACCTGGTCCATTGGATTCGGGAATGGTTGACGACTATATAACGAGAAAAAAGAATCCAGAAAGAATAAAGTATCCTCACCCAACCCTTGAGCAAATTCTAATGGATACCCTTGGGGTTATTGTTTATCAGGAACAGGTGATGCTAATCTCGCAAATTATGGGAGGCTTTACACTCTCAGAAGCCGATACCCTAAGAAAGGCCATGAGTAAAAAGAAACCCAAAGAGATTGATGAAATGGAAGAAAAATTCATCAATGGAGCAAAACAAAAAAATATAGACAACAGAATATCAGGGGAGATATTCTCAATGATGAAGAAATTCGGCAGGTATGGATTCAACAAATCTCATTCTGCTGCATATGCCATGGTGGCATATCATACAGCCTACCTAAAGGCTAACTATCCCTTTGAATATATGACAGCTCTTCTCTCAACCCAACAAGATAACCAAAGCAATATTATCAAATATATTAAGGATTGCTGGTCAAGCGGCATTCAAATTTTGCCACCAGATGTTAATTACAGTGGAATGGATTTTCTCATAGAGGATAAATCAATAAGATTCGGTTTAGGAGCAATAAAGGGTATCGGAGAAAAGGCAATACAATCTATTATTGATTCAAGGGATAGAATAGAAGGGTTTAAAACCTTACAGGACTTTTTAGCAAATACAGATATCGTAACTATTAACCGTGGAGTCATAGAATCACTCATAAAGGCTGGCGCTTTTGATTCTATTTATATAAACAGGGCAACCCTCTTTGCTTCAGTTGATACACTGGTTGAAACAGCGAAACAACTTCAGATGGATAAGGCCACAGGGCAGGGCAATCTGTTTGAGTTTAATAATGATGAATCCACTGAAGTTGAATTTGTCAATATTGATTTTAATGAAGTTTGTGAATGGGATAATCACTTGATACTATCCTTTGAAAAAGAAGTACTTGGAGTATATATATCCAGCCACCCATTGGCTGATTATGAAACTGAGATTAAGGCCTTATCCTGCCTTTCCATATCTGAATTAGCAGAAAATAAGGATATTGGGGAGGCTTCAATTATCGGGATCATAAGCAACGTAAATGTTAAAACCTCAAGAAATGGCAATCGCTTTGCTATTGGGAATCTTGAAGATTTGGAAGGCATTATTGAAGCAATATTTCGACCCAATATCCTTTCAAAATATGAAGAGATATTATCCAGCGAGGATATTATAATGGTTAAGGGAAATATTGAGTTTGAAGAGGATAATCTGCGAAGAATCATAGTGAATGAGATACAGGCATTAAGAGATTTTCTAAATGATTCAATATCAGCCATACACATTAGAATCATACCAGAAGAAATAAAAGAGACTACCATTGAAAACCTGAAATCAATTATTGTTGATAATAGTGGAACCTGCCCAGTGTACTTTCATGTAAGTGAAAATGGAGACAAGGAAAAAATCATAAACGTTCATCCCTCCTTTAATATTATGCCATCGAAAAAGCTCATTAATAAATTGACAGATATGATAGGTAATAATGCAATCCGTTATTCCATTAGATCATAG
- a CDS encoding HNH endonuclease signature motif containing protein, whose amino-acid sequence MRPKKEKKGKRDRLRSEINEFTYTVDEFIAKEKMKARSLRNSSWWRRKTATGVCHYCGGKCSPDNLTMDHLIPLSRGGRSEKVNIVPACKDCNNKKKYLLPVEWEEYLNLLRNTEK is encoded by the coding sequence ATGCGTCCGAAAAAAGAAAAAAAAGGTAAAAGGGATAGATTAAGATCTGAAATTAACGAATTCACATACACAGTGGATGAATTTATAGCTAAAGAAAAGATGAAGGCAAGATCGCTCCGAAACTCTTCATGGTGGAGGAGGAAAACAGCCACAGGAGTATGTCATTATTGTGGGGGGAAATGCTCTCCAGATAACCTAACGATGGATCATCTAATACCCCTATCAAGGGGGGGTAGATCAGAGAAGGTCAATATTGTTCCAGCTTGTAAGGATTGTAATAATAAAAAAAAATATCTTCTCCCAGTCGAGTGGGAGGAATATTTAAATTTGCTACGAAATACTGAGAAATAA